The following is a genomic window from Candidatus Cloacimonadota bacterium.
TCTGGATTGATCTCTTTCCACTTTTCCGCATAGATCAGTACTTCATCGAATTTCTGATCTTGAGCCAGTCTGTAAGTCAAATTGGAAATAAAATCTTCCTGATCTGGTGCTATCTCAACAGCTCTCTTCAAATAATCTAATGATTTTTCATGTTGCTCAAGCTTTAGTGCAATATTACTATTATTAACCAGAGCATCCAGATTATCTGGTTCGATTTCTAAAACTTTTTCAAAAGCAGCCATCGTTTTTTCATCATCTTGAAGTCTCATGTAGCAGAGAGCCATATTGAAGTAATTATCAACTATATTGGGATTTATATCCGCAGCGTCCTGATACCACTTTATAGCTTCTTCAAACTGTTCTTTTTGAAAATAAATATTACCGATATTTGTACGAACATAATCATCCAGAGAATCAAGTTCTGCACTCTTTATCATGAATTGCAGAGATTCGTCTGGCATTTCCAGACGACTGTATGTGTAGGCTAGCATTTTTGTTGTTTGAACGCTGTCTGGAGCTATTTCATAAATATAAAGATACTTATCAAGAGCGGTTTGATAATCTTCATTATCGAAATAGTCTTTTGCTTCGTTGAAAAGCTTTACCCAGCAGCTCATAAGAAGTGGCTGAAGCTGGTCTTTGTAATCGTCAATATCTTGTTTACTGATTTGCTTTTTAAAGAATTTATTAGCAGCTTTTTCATCTGTTTGCTTCATAGTTTCGTATTCAGCATACAATTCGTCAATTTCATTTTGAGCTTTCATGAAATATTCATAAGCTTTTTTGTAATCTTTTTCCACATCGAAATAGATACTTCCAAGCTTTTTGAGTGTTTCTACATTATGAGGATTTGTAGCTAAAACTTCTTCATAAAGAGGAAGTGCTTTCTCATAACGTCCACCTTTTAAATGCATATTTGCAGAGCGAAGACTTTTTTTACCTTGTGCATTCAAATCTTGATCTGCAGCCCAAATACTGCAGGAAAGTACAAC
Proteins encoded in this region:
- a CDS encoding tetratricopeptide repeat protein, coding for MKFRSLIALLILVVLSCSIWAADQDLNAQGKKSLRSANMHLKGGRYEKALPLYEEVLATNPHNVETLKKLGSIYFDVEKDYKKAYEYFMKAQNEIDELYAEYETMKQTDEKAANKFFKKQISKQDIDDYKDQLQPLLMSCWVKLFNEAKDYFDNEDYQTALDKYLYIYEIAPDSVQTTKMLAYTYSRLEMPDESLQFMIKSAELDSLDDYVRTNIGNIYFQKEQFEEAIKWYQDAADINPNIVDNYFNMALCYMRLQDDEKTMAAFEKVLEIEPDNLDALVNNSNIALKLEQHEKSLDYLKRAVEIAPDQEDFISNLTYRLAQDQKFDEVLIYAEKWKEINPESEEAQQLINLAKQKLKK